The Hyphomonas sediminis genome contains the following window.
AGCGTCTTGATCTCTTCGAGGGTCGAGGTGACTTTTTCAGCGGCCGAACGGGCGACGCCAACAGTCGAGGAGCCCAGGTTGAGCGAGTCAGTGATCGCCTTGAAGCTCTCAACGTCGCTGGACATGACCGTCGAGACGGCCCAGATCGCAGCGTTGTCTTTTGCTGTAGCGATTTTCTTGCCGGTCGAGATTTCGCTCTGAACGGTTTCGAGGTTGCGGTTGATGTTGCGCAGGGTCTCCAGCGCAACCATCGAGCTGTTATTGGTCAGGATGCTAGACATCTATTTATCCACTATATTTGCCACACGTGTTTCATGCGGCTGATTGTTGAAACGCGTCGTCCTGACGGTGGGGCGTGAGCCCCGAACTTTCGTAGTTCCACACCTCACTCATAACGTGGAGCTTTAAATGTACGGTTAATTGGGTCAGACCCTTTTCAAGAATTGTCCGGTGGCATTTTTGAAGGCGATTTGCCCCCCACCCTGCCGGTAGGAACCTACAAACACGTCGCTGGAAGGCGCATCAAAGCGCGCAATCAGACTGCGTACGCCGTTGCGAACCGCGTCCAGCAACCGTCCATTCTCTTCAGAGAGCTGAATGACATCCGAAATGAGCCGCCGGGTTCCGGTTGAAACTGCGATCGGCGTGCGCGCATTGAGCGCCGCTTCGAATGTCTCGAGAATCGCCAATTTTTCGCCGCTGAGCGCCGTTGCTTCGCGAACAAGCCCAGACATCAAATAATCCCGTTCCGCCAGAAGTATATCTTCCAGATCCAGCGCCGCTGTCTGAATTTCCTGCTCGCTCATTCTGTGTCCTTTCCTGAAGCGGGGACCAAGCCGGACCGCTGAGCGATGACCTCATCCACCTTTTCAGCCAGACCGAGAGGACGTGTCTCGGCGAGGTCTTCGGCGATTGCTTCGACAATGAAACGAGAGAAAGCCGACGCTGATTCTCCGCCGCCGAGCGTGAAAGACTTCTCAAGTCCGGCGTGGCTGAGCATCTCTGCCCAGAGCATCTGCTCAAAGCGCTTCCCTATTTCTGACCGTTCTTGGTCAGGCGCGACAGCGCCCGGCCCTTCCCCCGCTGGGGCGGCTGATGGCAGCGAAATTCCCGACATAACGGACTGGATCATCCTGATCTCCGAAAAATATTCCGCCTGGGGAGCTTCAGGCGACCCCAAGGTTAACGCATATTTTACGGCGCATGGTTGTAGATAGGTTAATAGAAGACATAGGCGGAAGGCAGGATGACTTTCTCCGTAGATCTGGACCTCTGGTCACCCCAGAAAGGTCCCGTGCAGGATGCAGAAACCCGTGCTCGCACGGGAGATGGCCGCGGCAAGGACTTTGCCAGCAGCCTTTTGGGCGTTCCTGCTAATTCGATCCCCGAAACCAGCCGAAGCCTTTTCGCAGGGCCCGCAGATGCGCTGACATCGCTGAACGCGGTCAATCTGCATGCCCCCCGGGCCGACGCCGCGCCGGAAACTCTGCTCGGGCCAACTGACCCCAGCAGTTTCTCCGGGGCGCTCGCCATATCCACCCCTCCAGCGGCAGATCTCGCCGAGAGTGACGCCGAGGACGCGGCCTCCAAACCATCCGTGCCAACCGACGAAGCAGACCCGGAACGGGCCTCGATTGCGGCTGCGGCAGAAGACATAAAAGCCGATCCGAAAGCTCTGATGGATGCCGAATCAACGCAATTGCCCGCTGGGCTGCCCCTCCCCCCTCTTTCCGCTGAAGTGGCCGATGCGACAGCCTTCTCGGAAGCTGCGCTGATCACGGACCCTTCCGCGCAAGAATTGGTATCCGAACAATCCGCAACCGCCCAAGATCTGCTCCGCGCAGGCGGCCCTGGGCGCGCTGAAGGAGAGCTGGAGCCGGACCGCGACGACCTGACGGCCACTGACGATGCAATGCCAGTGCCCGTTGCCGCCCCAACCGCCGCCGCTACCGTGCAACCCGATGCCAAGGCCACAGGCATAACGATCACGCCCCCGGAGACGTTCGTTGCAATGACAGCCGGCGTCAGCAAGCAGGCACAGGCCGTCGACAGTGAACTCAATAACGGCCAGCTTGTTTTTGAGATGAGCAATGTAGTCGACGGCGACAGTCCTGCAGTTGGGACTGCGCCTGCCGAAGGCGGCCTCAACGTAACCGATGGTAACTCAACCGCGCGCGCGCAAGCGCCGGCCTCAAAC
Protein-coding sequences here:
- the fliK gene encoding flagellar hook-length control protein FliK; the protein is MTFSVDLDLWSPQKGPVQDAETRARTGDGRGKDFASSLLGVPANSIPETSRSLFAGPADALTSLNAVNLHAPRADAAPETLLGPTDPSSFSGALAISTPPAADLAESDAEDAASKPSVPTDEADPERASIAAAAEDIKADPKALMDAESTQLPAGLPLPPLSAEVADATAFSEAALITDPSAQELVSEQSATAQDLLRAGGPGRAEGELEPDRDDLTATDDAMPVPVAAPTAAATVQPDAKATGITITPPETFVAMTAGVSKQAQAVDSELNNGQLVFEMSNVVDGDSPAVGTAPAEGGLNVTDGNSTARAQAPASNDNSATTSDEPLPRLPDARPAGEAAMAAAATTETTSSLATATTGSDAFASASSSSSPFLFGPTSGHSPITAQAALSQPVLQTVPTHAVMVATASELPGIVARSSTEAQDDRVVVQLDPPELGRVSIDFKFDAQGLQHVTITAETPEAMRQLRQMHFELTQALERNGLSGQSMSFQHQHPQQDNSWGQQTRMAGAKFDTPVLSGNGLVIAADSGPGRQAASGGRLDIKL